The following proteins come from a genomic window of Candidatus Thiodiazotropha sp. CDECU1:
- a CDS encoding B12-binding domain-containing radical SAM protein has product MIALVALHAGYSHSSLALQSIAAYARPEPYYDRLRLFEVLVNSNHQPLLEALVDLQPSIVGFSTYLWNIAAAIHLSKLLKQLLPDVVVVYGGPEAGPRGEALLAQISSVDFIIQGEGEVAFNDLVKCVLYGDGELCNISGLIYRDKDGIFSNPVKLVPVDELPAPIAQGMVDTSRPLVYWETSRGCPYKCTFCTSATDRLRPFSMQRIEADLKQLERLEDKTIKLLDRSFHLGQERSSQLLQRFADTGSGLRFHLELNPDRISPQAMAIFAQAEPGKFQFEIGLQTLDEAVLDGIQRQMDIAKSLDNIRKLVAMRRHPVHLDLIVGLPGETAEQCAASLDSTFSLYPDHLQLGTLKLLPGTPLRDQADTLGYRWDPDPPYEVLSHPQLSFAGIARFKRYAELLERLWNSGHLRTSLAGVVEGCFEGSVSRCFDQLMRVSGAGLARDNLQPDTLFEHMTGFIQPYLERHPVLAEGLLWDYSHFSLVTGKTPAWIAAHLSETARFIVDGKPRRLPIISLTEEGVELIRRFSNRVERAGRYGVWPMQHKKGKPVEIISLEE; this is encoded by the coding sequence ATGATTGCCTTGGTTGCACTGCATGCCGGCTACAGCCACAGCTCACTGGCGTTACAGTCAATCGCCGCCTATGCCAGGCCCGAGCCCTATTACGACAGGTTGCGGCTTTTTGAGGTGTTGGTCAACAGCAATCACCAGCCGCTTCTGGAGGCACTGGTCGATCTACAGCCTAGCATCGTCGGTTTTTCCACCTATTTGTGGAATATTGCTGCCGCCATTCACCTGTCAAAACTGCTCAAGCAGCTCCTCCCTGATGTGGTGGTTGTGTATGGCGGTCCGGAGGCCGGTCCAAGGGGTGAGGCCTTGCTGGCCCAGATCTCAAGCGTTGATTTTATCATTCAAGGCGAGGGGGAGGTGGCATTCAATGATCTGGTTAAATGTGTGCTCTATGGAGACGGGGAGTTGTGCAACATCTCCGGACTGATCTATAGAGACAAGGATGGGATTTTCAGCAACCCTGTGAAACTGGTTCCCGTGGATGAACTGCCGGCGCCGATTGCCCAAGGCATGGTGGATACAAGTCGACCACTTGTGTATTGGGAAACCTCCAGGGGCTGCCCCTACAAGTGTACCTTTTGCACCAGTGCCACAGATCGTTTGCGGCCCTTTTCCATGCAACGTATAGAGGCCGATCTGAAACAACTGGAGCGGCTTGAAGACAAGACCATCAAGCTCCTTGATCGCAGTTTTCATCTCGGTCAGGAGAGGAGCAGCCAACTGTTGCAAAGGTTTGCCGATACGGGATCGGGATTGCGCTTTCATCTTGAGCTGAATCCGGATCGCATCTCCCCCCAGGCGATGGCAATCTTTGCCCAGGCGGAACCCGGTAAATTTCAATTCGAGATCGGTCTGCAGACCCTTGACGAGGCGGTGTTGGATGGGATTCAGCGCCAGATGGATATTGCCAAATCACTGGATAATATCCGAAAACTGGTGGCGATGAGGCGCCATCCGGTCCATCTCGATTTGATCGTGGGTCTGCCTGGGGAGACGGCTGAGCAGTGTGCCGCATCACTTGATAGCACTTTTTCTCTCTATCCGGACCATCTGCAGCTGGGAACATTGAAACTGCTGCCCGGTACGCCGCTGCGGGATCAGGCCGACACGCTTGGTTATCGATGGGATCCGGATCCACCCTATGAGGTACTCTCCCACCCGCAACTCTCATTCGCCGGGATAGCCCGATTCAAGCGTTATGCCGAGTTATTGGAACGCTTGTGGAATAGCGGTCATCTGCGCACCTCCCTGGCGGGGGTGGTAGAGGGTTGTTTCGAGGGCTCGGTGAGTCGATGTTTCGACCAATTGATGCGGGTGAGTGGAGCGGGCCTGGCCCGGGACAACCTGCAACCGGATACCCTGTTTGAGCATATGACCGGATTCATCCAACCCTACCTGGAACGGCATCCGGTATTGGCGGAGGGGTTGTTGTGGGACTACAGCCACTTCAGCCTGGTGACTGGCAAGACACCGGCCTGGATCGCAGCACATCTAAGTGAAACCGCTAGATTTATTGTTGATGGGAAACCCAGGAGACTGCCGATCATAAGTCTGACAGAAGAGGGTGTTGAGCTGATACGACGATTTAGCAATAGGGTCGAAAGAGCCGGGCGCTATGGGGTGTGGCCGATGCAACATAAAAAGGGCAAACCGGTCGAGATTATATCCCTTGAAGAGTGA
- a CDS encoding SDR family oxidoreductase: MTAYDSLKDRLQTEQSTWLITGVAGFIGSNLLETLLSLGQKVIGLDNFATGHAYNFEKVRNSVTPEQWNQYTFVEGDIRSIDSCHQACKGVDYVLHQAALGSVPRSLADPITTNESNINGYLNMLVAARDAQVKRFVYAASSSTYGDHPGLPKVEDRIGNPLSPYAVTKLVNEHYAQVFARCYDFKTIGLRYFNIFGRRQDPNGAYAAVIPKWVAAMIAKDELFINGDGETSRDFCYIDNAIQANLLAATTDNPDATDQVYNIAVGDRTTLNQLFTKIRDILADDFPYLSEISPSYRDFRPGDVRHSLADIDKARRLLGYQPSHNIDQGVTEAMSWYVDDLTG; this comes from the coding sequence ATGACAGCCTATGACAGCCTGAAGGATAGATTGCAAACCGAGCAGTCGACCTGGCTCATAACCGGTGTCGCCGGCTTCATCGGTTCAAACCTACTCGAGACCCTGTTGTCGCTTGGACAGAAAGTCATAGGCCTGGATAACTTCGCAACCGGTCACGCCTATAACTTCGAAAAGGTCAGAAACAGCGTCACACCGGAACAGTGGAATCAATATACGTTTGTCGAAGGCGATATCCGCAGCATCGACAGCTGCCACCAGGCGTGCAAAGGTGTCGACTATGTACTGCATCAGGCGGCTCTGGGATCGGTGCCTCGCTCCCTGGCCGATCCTATCACCACCAACGAAAGCAACATCAACGGCTACCTGAATATGCTGGTTGCAGCCCGCGATGCGCAAGTCAAACGTTTCGTTTATGCAGCATCGAGCTCTACCTATGGAGACCATCCAGGTCTACCCAAGGTTGAGGATCGAATCGGCAATCCGCTTTCACCCTACGCGGTAACCAAGTTGGTGAACGAGCATTATGCCCAGGTGTTTGCCCGCTGTTACGACTTCAAGACCATTGGCTTGAGATATTTCAACATCTTTGGCCGGCGTCAGGATCCCAATGGCGCGTATGCTGCCGTCATACCCAAGTGGGTGGCCGCCATGATTGCCAAGGATGAGCTCTTTATAAACGGCGATGGCGAGACCAGCCGAGACTTCTGTTACATCGACAATGCAATCCAGGCCAACCTACTCGCCGCCACCACGGATAATCCGGATGCAACCGATCAGGTTTACAATATTGCGGTGGGTGATCGCACTACCCTGAATCAGCTGTTCACCAAGATCAGGGACATCCTGGCGGATGACTTCCCCTATCTAAGTGAAATCTCGCCCTCATACAGGGATTTTCGTCCAGGTGATGTGCGTCACTCTCTGGCTGATATCGACAAGGCCAGACGCCTGCTCGGTTATCAACCTTCCCATAACATCGATCAGGGCGTGACTGAGGCAATGAGCTGGTACGTGGATGACCTCACCGGCTGA
- a CDS encoding tRNA(Met) cytidine acetyltransferase TmcA: MLHAEARQRRHRFLLVMAGDAAWCITQARVAEHQLNSSDSLWIGEAAPETITTLSNEQALSKLGQECGLLIYNAHSGFDPDAFGALSGTLRGGGLLLLLTPPLAQWYTQPDPQAERILVAGYDTADLQGRFLQRIAQILEHDPDTVVVTPDTESSAPVHIHTPPLQHHPYTHPECRTRDQLKAVEGIIHVVKGHRKRPLVLTSDRGRGKSSALGIAAARLMGEGYENILVTAPRQGAVAALFEQVINLLPGAKSTATSVQSGEACIAYHAADHLLSNPQSADLLLVDEAAAIPTNLLKGLLVHYPRIVFATTVHGYEGTGLGFNIRFKGHLDRTTPQWREITLSEPIRWSRDDPLERLVFRLLALDASPAADTEIAGADPQQVSVEFPDQQQFLESERDLKQLFGLLVIAHYRTTPLDLRHLLDGPNLSIVLVRHCGLIVGVALLAAEGGFSKEMAEQIWLGRRRPRGHLLAQSLSAHLGLPAAARLKGMRVIRIAIHPAIQHRGLGKLLVESVRQKAEKSGFDYLGTSFGATPELIRFWRRCGLQTVRIGLRAGTSSSHQSVMFLLPISTYGTQMVIEARQRFARQLPALLGDGLNRLSSSLAAPLLEDMEHPTPATLEHQDWLDLIAFAFAQRGYELSLHGIETIALAALAEGIVTGADAKLLIKRVLQKQPWGVCASACELAGRGAVVTHMRHLIARLVRHYADGEILALADNIQAGNSEVIPDLKRPGKP, translated from the coding sequence ATGCTCCACGCCGAAGCCAGACAGCGACGGCACAGATTCCTGCTGGTTATGGCTGGGGATGCCGCCTGGTGTATCACCCAGGCGAGGGTTGCAGAGCATCAGCTGAACAGCTCCGACTCCCTTTGGATCGGTGAGGCGGCCCCAGAGACCATAACGACCCTGAGCAACGAGCAGGCGCTCAGCAAATTGGGTCAGGAGTGCGGACTGCTTATCTACAACGCCCATAGTGGATTCGATCCGGACGCCTTCGGTGCATTGAGCGGAACCCTGCGTGGTGGCGGTCTGCTGTTGTTACTGACCCCACCTTTGGCCCAGTGGTACACCCAACCTGATCCACAAGCCGAACGGATCCTGGTTGCCGGCTACGACACCGCTGATCTGCAGGGCCGATTCCTGCAAAGGATCGCACAGATATTGGAGCATGATCCTGACACGGTGGTTGTTACTCCGGACACCGAATCCTCAGCGCCAGTGCATATTCATACTCCCCCCCTGCAACATCACCCGTACACCCATCCTGAATGCCGCACCCGGGACCAACTCAAGGCGGTGGAAGGCATCATCCATGTGGTTAAGGGACATCGAAAAAGACCCTTGGTGCTCACCTCAGACCGGGGTCGTGGCAAGTCATCGGCCCTGGGGATCGCCGCTGCCCGGCTGATGGGAGAGGGGTACGAAAACATCCTGGTGACGGCCCCGAGGCAAGGAGCGGTTGCCGCCCTCTTCGAACAGGTGATTAACTTGCTGCCAGGGGCCAAAAGCACTGCCACGTCTGTGCAGAGTGGCGAGGCCTGCATAGCTTACCACGCAGCGGATCATCTCCTATCCAATCCCCAGTCCGCGGATCTGCTGCTCGTGGATGAGGCAGCCGCTATCCCGACCAACCTCCTCAAAGGGCTGCTCGTCCACTACCCCCGCATCGTCTTCGCCACTACGGTGCATGGTTATGAAGGCACCGGCCTTGGATTTAACATCCGCTTCAAAGGCCACCTCGATCGCACTACACCCCAGTGGCGGGAGATCACCCTCTCCGAACCGATACGCTGGTCCCGGGATGATCCCCTCGAGAGGCTGGTGTTCAGACTCCTGGCCCTGGATGCCTCGCCAGCAGCAGATACCGAGATTGCAGGCGCTGACCCCCAGCAAGTGTCGGTTGAGTTTCCCGACCAACAGCAGTTTCTGGAGAGTGAGAGGGATCTCAAACAACTGTTCGGACTGCTGGTCATTGCCCACTATCGCACCACCCCCCTGGACCTCCGGCATCTCCTGGATGGCCCGAACTTGTCTATCGTCCTGGTACGTCATTGCGGCCTCATTGTCGGCGTGGCATTGCTGGCCGCCGAGGGCGGCTTCTCCAAGGAGATGGCGGAACAGATCTGGTTGGGCCGGCGCAGACCCCGGGGGCACCTGCTGGCCCAATCCCTCAGCGCGCATCTGGGACTGCCAGCCGCAGCCCGCCTGAAAGGCATGCGGGTCATACGCATAGCGATCCATCCGGCCATACAGCACAGAGGCCTTGGTAAACTGCTGGTGGAATCGGTCCGACAGAAGGCGGAAAAATCGGGTTTTGACTACCTGGGAACCAGCTTCGGCGCCACACCGGAATTGATCAGGTTCTGGCGCCGATGCGGTCTGCAAACGGTACGCATCGGTTTACGCGCCGGCACCAGCAGCAGTCATCAATCTGTGATGTTTCTGCTGCCAATTAGTACATACGGCACGCAGATGGTTATTGAGGCCAGACAACGCTTTGCCAGACAGCTGCCCGCCCTGCTGGGTGATGGTTTGAACCGGCTATCCAGCAGCTTGGCCGCCCCGCTACTGGAGGATATGGAACACCCCACTCCCGCAACCCTTGAGCACCAGGATTGGCTCGACCTGATCGCCTTCGCCTTTGCCCAGCGGGGATATGAGCTCAGTCTGCACGGGATCGAAACCATCGCCCTTGCCGCTCTTGCCGAGGGGATAGTCACGGGCGCGGATGCCAAGCTGCTGATCAAACGTGTGCTGCAAAAACAACCCTGGGGAGTATGTGCATCGGCATGCGAACTGGCTGGCCGCGGGGCAGTGGTAACCCATATGCGCCACCTGATCGCGAGATTGGTCCGCCACTACGCGGATGGGGAGATTCTCGCGCTTGCTGACAACATCCAGGCAGGCAATAGTGAAGTGATCCCCGACTTGAAGCGTCCCGGAAAGCCCTAG
- the tviB gene encoding Vi polysaccharide biosynthesis UDP-N-acetylglucosamine C-6 dehydrogenase TviB yields the protein MFDLGKVHIGVLGLGYVGLPLAVEFGKKYPTIGLDINEARVAELKSGQDSSLEVEPEELQQVPHLSYTSSLDDIRVCNIFIVTVPTPINEHKQPDLSPLISASHALGKVLKKGDIAIFESTVYPGATEEVCVPIMEADSGLRFNQDFYVGYSPERINPGDKEHRLPTIKKVTSGSTPEVTDFVDELYRSIITAGTHKASSIKIAEAAKVIENTQRDVNIALINELALIFNRLDIDTLEVLEAAGSKWNFLPFRPGLVGGHCIGVDPYYLTHKAQSIGYQPEIILAGRRLNDGMGAYVVHSVVKMMMKRGIASNNSKVLVLGLTFKENCPDLRNTRVVDIVAEFEDYGAQVDVYDPWVSQQEAEQEYGLRPVSEINEGEYDAVILAVAHREFQHMGAEKIRALCKENGVLFDVKNILPSDTVDARL from the coding sequence ATGTTTGATCTCGGGAAAGTGCATATCGGTGTGCTCGGCCTTGGTTACGTGGGACTGCCGCTGGCAGTGGAATTCGGCAAAAAGTATCCGACCATAGGGCTGGATATCAACGAGGCCCGGGTCGCTGAGCTTAAATCGGGACAGGACAGCTCCCTTGAAGTGGAACCGGAAGAGCTGCAACAGGTACCCCACCTGAGCTACACCAGCAGTCTCGATGATATAAGAGTATGTAACATTTTTATCGTTACAGTTCCCACGCCGATCAACGAGCACAAGCAACCCGATCTGTCACCTTTGATCAGCGCCAGCCATGCCCTTGGAAAGGTACTGAAAAAGGGCGATATTGCCATATTCGAATCCACCGTCTACCCAGGCGCGACGGAAGAGGTTTGCGTACCGATCATGGAGGCCGATTCCGGATTGAGATTCAATCAGGATTTTTATGTCGGCTACAGTCCGGAACGTATCAACCCGGGGGACAAGGAGCATCGACTGCCGACCATCAAGAAGGTCACCTCCGGATCCACCCCAGAGGTAACGGACTTCGTGGATGAACTCTACCGCTCGATCATCACGGCCGGCACCCATAAGGCGAGCAGCATCAAGATCGCGGAAGCCGCCAAGGTGATTGAAAACACGCAACGGGATGTGAATATCGCACTGATCAATGAACTGGCATTGATCTTCAACCGCCTCGATATCGATACCCTGGAAGTACTTGAAGCTGCCGGCAGTAAATGGAATTTTCTACCCTTCAGGCCCGGCCTGGTGGGTGGCCACTGTATAGGTGTCGATCCCTACTATCTCACCCACAAGGCCCAATCGATCGGCTATCAACCGGAAATCATACTCGCAGGGCGTCGACTCAATGATGGCATGGGCGCCTATGTGGTGCACAGCGTGGTTAAAATGATGATGAAAAGGGGCATCGCATCCAACAACAGCAAGGTGCTGGTACTGGGTTTGACATTCAAAGAGAACTGTCCCGATCTGAGGAACACTCGGGTGGTGGACATTGTGGCCGAATTCGAGGATTACGGCGCCCAGGTGGATGTCTATGATCCCTGGGTTTCACAGCAGGAAGCTGAGCAAGAGTATGGGCTGCGCCCTGTCAGCGAGATCAATGAGGGTGAGTATGATGCGGTTATTCTTGCTGTCGCGCACCGTGAATTTCAACACATGGGAGCGGAAAAGATCCGTGCCCTATGTAAAGAGAACGGGGTTCTCTTCGACGTCAAGAACATACTCCCATCCGATACGGTCGATGCAAGACTATGA